The DNA region TCACTTTGCTCGGCGATGCCGCGCATCCGATGCTGCAATATCTCGCGCAAGGCGCCTGCATGGCGACCGAGGACGCGGTGGTGCTCGCCGACAAGATCGCGGCCAAGCCCAACGACGTGAAGGCCGCCTTCCTCGACTATCAGCAGGAGCGCTATCTGCGCACAGCGCGCGTGCAGATCATGGCGCGCGTCTATGGCGAGTTCTATCACGCCCGCGGCCCGGCCGCCGAGCTGCGCGACATGATGCTCGCCGGCCGCTCCGAAGAAGCGTCTTACGACGGCATCGCCTGGCTCTACGGCGGTCCGTAACGACCTTCGCGGCTAGCCCGCCTTCGTGACCGGCGCGGCCGCCTTGTCCAGCAGGGCGGCCCGCAGCAGCAGATAGAGGCCCAGCCCGTTCAGGCTGTGCCACAGGAAGTGCGTGCCGAGCGGGAAACTCTCGCACACCGCCATGTCGATGCTGCGGAACGTCAGCGAGAGCGCGATCGTCACGCCGGCGGCGATGATCAGCGGACCGGCGCGGCGCTGGAGCGTCAGAAATCCGATTACGAAAGTGGCGCCAAGCGCCGGCAGATAAGCGTGCGAGCCGTTGAGCGCGCCGCGCGGCACGATGGCGGCTTCCGCGTAGGTGGCCGCCAGAAACGCGATGAGCAGCGCCGCCGCCATCATCAGCGACAGCCCGAGATAACGCCGCAAAGCGAAGAACAGATAGCCGTAGATGAACACGGCGATCGGAATGGTGTCGAACAGCGCGGCGCCGCGTGTCGCCACCGTGTGGAAGATGAACGAGCCGACGCCGATCACGGCGGTGATGACGACGAGCAGCAGCACCGGCCAGTCGCGCTCGCCCTTGCGCTGCCACTGGATGAAGGCAATGGCCGCCGCAATCAGGAACGACGCATTGGTGACGGCATTGACCGGCTCCGCCCAGAAGGACGGATCGGTCCGCTCGCAATAGAGATCGACCGGACGCGACCAGTCCATGGGGGCTCGTGTCTCCCCTCCCCCCGCGAGCTCTTGCGAGCGGTGGGGAGGGGTCGGGGGTGGGGGGAAGAAAATCGCGCGCGAAACCTAATAAGCGCCCCACCCCGATTTGCAATCGCGGGCGAATGCAAATCGACCCTCCCCGCCGCTTCGCGGGGGGAGGTTAACTCAAGCCGCCTTCGCCTGCGGATTGGAGGCCGGCCGGTCGAGATCGGCGCCCCAGGCATCGTAGCCGTAGAGCCAGCTCGTGTCGGCGTCGCCGCCCTGCATCCAGCTATTGGCGCTGGAGATGGCTTGAATGACCGACGTGCGCGGCTTGCGATGCGCCTCGTAGCGCTTGAAGGCGCCCTCGATGTCGTCACCGTCGACGTCCTTGAGGCAGCGCGCCAGCACCGCCGCGTCCTCGATCGAGGTGGCAGCGCCCTGCGCCATATAAGGCGTCATCGGATGGGCGCTGTCCCCGAGCAGCACGACGCGGCCGTCGCTCCAATGCGGCAGCGGCTCGCGTTCGAGGATCGCCCATTTGTGGCAGTCGGGGCAGGCATTGAGCACGTTGCGCACATCCTGGTGGAACGTCTCGTAGGCGGCGCGCAGTTCCGTGACGTCCCCCTTCGCCGACCACGACTCCTTCGTCATC from Pseudolabrys taiwanensis includes:
- a CDS encoding ceramidase domain-containing protein; the encoded protein is MDWSRPVDLYCERTDPSFWAEPVNAVTNASFLIAAAIAFIQWQRKGERDWPVLLLVVITAVIGVGSFIFHTVATRGAALFDTIPIAVFIYGYLFFALRRYLGLSLMMAAALLIAFLAATYAEAAIVPRGALNGSHAYLPALGATFVIGFLTLQRRAGPLIIAAGVTIALSLTFRSIDMAVCESFPLGTHFLWHSLNGLGLYLLLRAALLDKAAAPVTKAG